A stretch of DNA from Catenulispora acidiphila DSM 44928:
CACGCAGGCGGTGCGGCTGATCCGGTCCAAGGGCGTCGGGATCTTCTTCGTCACGCAGACCCCGAAGGACGTGCCCGGCGACGTTCTGGCGCAGCTCGGCAACCGGGTTCAGCACGCGCTGCGCGCCTACACCCCCGACGACGCCAAGGCGCTGAAGGCGACGGTGTCGACGTTCCCGAAGTCGCCGTACGACCTGGGCGAGGTGCTGCAGAATCTCGGGATCGGCGAGGCGGTGGTGACCGTGTTGTCCGAGAACGGCGCGCCGACTCCGGTGGCGTGGACCCGGCTGCGCGCCCCGGAATCGCTGATGGCTGAGGCGGATCAGGCGGTCGTGCAGGGGATTGTGAACGCCTCGCCGCAGCTGGCGACCTATGGTCCGGCCGTCGATCGGGAGTCGGCGTACGAGATCCTCGCCGCGCGCGAGCAGGAAGCGCAGGCAGCGGCTGAGGATCAGCGCCGGGAGGACGAAGCGGCCAAGGCCGAGCGCGAGACCCAGACCCAGTCTCAGAGCCAGAGTCAGAGCCGGAGCCGCCCGAGCACCGCCGCCAAGGCTCCGCCGAACCTCATCGACCAGGCGCTCGGATCAGCGACGGTCAAGAAGGCGGTGAACACCGCGGTGCGAGAGTTGACGCGCAGTATTTTCGGGACGCGCAAACGCGGGTAACGGAGCTGGAGCCCCGGCGTTTGTGTGGAACGCCGGGGCTGTGTGCGTCTCAGCTTGTTGTGCTGGTCAGTACTTCGCTCGGCTCGGTGGTTGTTGGTGCCGCTCCCGCCGGCTTCGCGCCGCGCTCCAGCGTCGCCGACCACACCGCCAGCACCAGCGCCGAGCCGGCGAGGACCGCCCCGACCCAGTTCGGCGCGGTGTATCCGAACCCTGCGGAGATCACGACGCCGCCGAGCCACGCCGACAGCGCGTTGCCCAGGTTGAAGGCGCCGATGTTGACGGCCGAGGCCAGGGTCGGGGCACCGTGCGCCTGGTCCAGGACCCGGGCCAGCTCCCGCCGCAGGTGCGCGCCCTCGGGGCGGGGCAGCGGCGGCACCAGCTTGGCGATGCCGAGCAGTCCGGCGACGCCCAGACCCGCCACGATCGCGAACGTCCACGCGCCAGCCGACCGCCTGCCCGACGAACGTGCCCAGCGGCACGCCGACGACGTTCGCCACGGTCAGCCCGGTGAACATGGCGGCTATCGCCCCGGCCTTCTTCTCCGGCGCGACCAGCTCGGCGGCGACCACCGACCCGATCCCGAAGAACGCGCCGTGCGCCAGCGCGGTCACGATGCGCCCGAGGAGCATCACCTCGAACGACGGCGCGAACGCCGAGACCAGGTTGCCGAGCACGAACAGGCCCATGAGCAGCATGAGCATGGTCTTGCGCCCGAGCCTGGTGCCGAGCGCGGTCATCACCGGCGCGCCGGCGACCACGCCGAGGGCGTAGCCGGTGACCAGCAGTCCGGCCGAGGGGATCGAGACGCCGTAGTCCCCGGCGATCTCCGGCAGCAGGCCCATCGGGACGAACTCGGTGGTGCCGATGCCGAAGGCGCCGATGGCCAGGGCGAGGAGAGCGAGAGGCATGGGGATCACAATAATTGCAAGCGCATGTATTTGCAAACACAACGATTGCACGCGCGGTATATTGGCAGGCGGGGCACGGAAGGAGCAGGGCACCATGACCGGCACCGCTGACACCAAGAGCGTTGACACCAAAAGCGACACCCAGAACACCACCGGCACCGCCGAGATCGGGCTGGTCCACGGCTGGTACGCGCTCTCACTCCTGCACGGCCGCATCGAGAGCCACGTCGAGCGAGCCCTCCAAGCCCGCCACGACCTGAGCGCCCGCGAGTACTCGCTCCTGGACGTCCTGAGCTACCAGCACGACGGCGACGGCGGCCACCTGCGCATGAACCAGGTCGCCGAGGCAGTGGTGCTCAGTCAGAGCGCGACGACCCGCCTGGTCACCCGTCTGGAAGACCGCGGCCTCCTCGAGCGCTATCTGTGCCCCACCGACCGCCGCGGCATCTACACCAACGTGACGCCCCCCGGCCTCGCCCTCCTCGCCGAAGCCCGCCCCACCCACGACACCGCCCTGCGCGAGGCGCTGGACAACGCCGCCGCCGATCCGCGGCTGGCGCCGCTGGTGGAGACCGTCGAGCAGATCAACCGGACGACGGCGGGCTGAGCCGGTCGACGTACCGGAACGCGACCGCAGCTCCGAGGAACTCCACGGCGCACCCCACCGCGACCGCGATCCGCAGTCCGTGCACGAAGTGCGGGCCGCTTGCCGCTCCGGCGGAGGCCACGGCCATGACCGAGCCCTGAACCGCGACGCCGAGGGTGGCGCCGAACATGCGGGCCAGGTTGGCGATGCCTGAGGCGAGGCCGGCTAGTTCGGACGCTACTGCCGAGACGGCGACGCCGACGACCGGGCCGGTGTTCAGAGCCAGTCCGATGCCGATGACGGTGAAGGCGATCTCCAGGACCAGGAGGTTCGCGTCCGCTCCGGCGACGGCGAAGATCAGGACGCCGGTTCCCATCGCGGTCATGCCGGCGGTCATCGGCAGCCGCGGTCCGTAGCGCGTCACCAGGCGTCCGGTCAGTGGCGAGAGGACCGTCGCGGCGACCGCCAGCGGCAGCATCGCCACGCCGGCGCCGAGTGCGGAGGCGCCGCGTTCCTGTTGGAACATCAGGCTGGTCAGGAGGAACAGGCCGTACATCCCGAAGGTCATGCACGCCGCGACGATGACCGCGACCGGCAGCTGCCCGCGCCGCAGCAGGTCCAGCGGGAGCATCGGGTCGCTGCGACGGCGTTCGACCGCGACGAACGCCGCGGGACCGACCACGCACCCTGCGATGCACGCCAGCGTCGCTGGGGAGGTCCAGCCCAGCTCGCGTCCCTGGACTGCGACGAAGGTCAGCAGGCCGAGGGAGGCGATCGCCAAGACCTGGCCGAGCGGGTCCAGCGTGCGCGCCCGCGGGTTGCGTGACTCCGGTACGTGCCGCAGCGTGAGCACGAGTGCCGCGATGCCGATCGGCACGTTGACCCAGAAGATCGACTGCCAGCCGAGCGTCTGCACGGCCAGCCCGCCCAACGTGGGCCCGACGGCCAGTCCGCTGCCGGCCACGATCGACCACGCGGCCATCGCCTTGTTCCGCTCCCGGCGCCCGGGGAAGGCCGTGGCCAGGATCGCAAGGCTCTGCGGCAGCATCATCCCGGAGCCGACGCCCTGCGTGACGCGGCCCGCCAGCAGCACCGGAAGTCCCGGCGCGAGCGCGCAGACGGTGGATCCGAGGACGAAGACGGCCACGCCGGTGCGGAACAGCCGGCGGCGTCCGAAGCGGTCGCCGAGCGTGCCGCCGGTGAGCAGGAGCGCGGCGAAGGTGACGTTGTAGGCGTCGACGACCCATTGCAGGCCGGAGATGCCGCCGGACAGGTCGTGCCGGATCGCGGGCAGGGCGAGGTTCACGGCCGTGGTGTCGACCTGGCCGAGGAACAGGGCGAGGCAGGTGGCGAGCAGGGTCACGCCGGGGCGGTGGAGCGCGGGCGCGGTATCGGGCTCGGGCTCGGAGGGCGAAGCAGAACCGGAAGAAGTCGTCGTCATGGCTGTCGACATATCGATGACGGTAGGGCCGCGACGGTTCGGCGCCGGCCGAAAGAATCCCGCGACCTGAGTCTGACCTCGACGATTCCTCGCCGTTTCCTCCTCTCCGGGTCCGTGTTGACGTGAAACTTAGGTTTGCCTAACCTAACCCTCGCTAGATCGTTCCGATTCAGGGGGTCCCTTGCTCTCCGCACCCGTCCTCGCCGGCGCCCCGGCGTACCTCGCCGCGCCCGCGCCCTCCACCCCGCTGGGTCCCTTCGAGGACAGCGCCGTGTCCTGGGCGAGTTGGGCGACGCTGATGTCCTTCGTCGGCCTGGTCGCCCTGGCGCTCGTCGTCGCCGCCCCGGCCCGAGGCGCCGGCGAGCGCACGGCGCGGATCGTCCGGACCCGGCTGGGCTGGGCCGCGGTCGTCGCCGGAGTTCTTGCGCTCCCGGCGGTCCTCACCGACCAGGCCCACAGCGCCTCGCGCACCGGCTACGACTACGGCGCCGCGTGGCGCGGGCTCTTCGACGGCTCGGGCGCCGGGCTGCTCGCCGGGCTGGAGACGGTGCTGCCCTTCGTCGCCGCGCTGCTGATCCTGCCGGTCGTGATACGCCGGGCCCTTCCGGCGCGCCTGGTGACCGGACTGCGTGTCGCGGCCCTGATCCTCGGCGTCGTCGGTCTGGTCTCGACCCGCATCCCGACTTCGCTGGCCGACAATGCGGGCCGCACCGTCTTCCAGACCTTCATGTGGATCCTGCATCTGATCGGCGGCGGCGTGTGGGTCGGCGGGCTGATCGGGCTGGTCGTGCTCGTCGCGGGCAGCGGTCTGGAATCCGGGTTCTGGTCCCCGGCGATCCGCCGGTTCTCCATCGCCGCGATGAGCTGCGTGGCAGCCATCAGCCTGTCGGGGCTGTTCCTGTACTGGGAGCACGTCGACGGCCCGACCCAGCTGCTGAGCACCATGTACGGACGGGTCCTCGGCGTGAAGCTGCTGATCTTCGGCAGCCTGCTCGCCCTCGGCGCCGTCAACCAGTTCTGGCTGCACCCGCGCATCGACGCGCTGCGCGCCGCCGGGGACGAGCGTCCGCTGCGCACCGTCCTGGTCAGGCGGTTCCCGGCGGTGGTCGGCGTGGAGACGGTGCTGATCCTCGGGCTGCTGTTCGCCGCCTCCTTCCTGCACGGCTCGGCGCGCAACCAGGCGTTCCAGGCCGACGCGGCCAAGCACGCCACCGGCTCGGTGAAGAAGCTGCCCAAGCTGCCGCAGAAGGAGGTCTCGGCCTCGACCTGGATCGAGGGCACCGCCGAGACGGCCGCGGTGCTGGTCGTGACGGTGGCGGGGTACCGCTTCTCCGGCAAGCTCGCCCGGCGCCGGGTCGGGCGCGTGCGGCCCGCCGAGGGCTGACAGCATTCCGAGCGGAAACCGTGCAACCGAACCGCCGCCCCGGGAGTGTCTTTCGGACCCGGCGTTCGGACGCCGGACTGATCGGAGCGAGGGGTGCTGTGGCCGAAGAGGCTGAGTCGATCGATTTCGCGGGGTTCTACACGGCGACGGCCACCCGCGTCGTGGGATACCTGTTCGTGGTCCTGGGCAGCGTCGCCGAGGCGGAGGACGCGGCGCAGGAGGCGTACACCCGGGCCTGGCTGCGCTGGTCCAAGGTCCGGGGCTACGAGGACCCCGAGGCCTGGGTCCGGACCGTCGGGTTCCGCGTCGCGATGAGCACGTGGCGCAAGACCCGGAACCGGCTGAGCGCGCACCGCACGAGCGGCGAGTCCGGCGCGCACGTCCCGGACCTGTCGCCGGACCGCCTGGTCGTGGTGGACGCGCTGCGCCGCATCCCGGCCGAGCAGCGGCGCGCGCTGGTGCTGTTCCATCTGCTGGGCCTGACCGTGACCGAGATCGCCGAGGAGATCGGCGCGCCGGTCGGCACGGTCAAGGCCCGGCTGTCCCGCGGCCGCAAGGCGCTGGCGCCCTACGTCTCGGAGTTCGCCGACGACGAGGAGGCTCCGCCGGGCTCGGCAGCCTCTTCACCGGCCTCTTCACCGGCCTCCTCATCGCTTCAAGCACTTTCCTCCTCGGAGGACTCATCGGCGCTCTTCGGGAAGAAGGGGATGGTTTCCGGTGCCTGAGAACTTCGCTTCGTTGCTCGAAGCACTCAACAGCGAAGGCCGCGAGCTCGCCCGGCCGGTTCCGGCCGGCGCCATCGAGGCCCTGGGCCGGGGTCGCCGCCGGCGGCGCGTGTTCTCGGCGGCCGGATCGGTGATCCTGGTCTGCGCCGTGGCGGCGGGCGTCGGGCTGGGCACCGGGGGTGCCAAGGACAGCCCGACGCCGACACAGCCGGTGTCGACCCGTCCTGCGCCGAGCGTTCCGTCGTCGGCATCGACGCCGCACACCGCGCTCCCGTCGAAGAACCGCACCGGCACGAGTGCGCTCCTGCTGGCTTCCGAGGCGCCGAAGCCGGCGCTGTACCAGTGGAAGATCACGCGGACCGCCCCCGAACTCACGGCCGACTTCACCGACCCGATCTGTGACTTCGTCCCGTCGAACGTGCAGGAACCGAAGACCCACGCGCAGTCGGCGGTCGAGGCGGACTACACATCCGCCTATGACTCGACGACGGCGTGGGAGTCGGTCTACCACTACAGCTCGGCGGCGGCGGCCAAGCAGGACTACGACATACTCAAGCCGACAACGGCCAATTGCAAGAGATCCATCGTGGTCGGCACGATCGCCGACGGGTTCGCGTGGAAGGACTCCGCAGACGGGGCGGACCTGCACAGGATGATGGTGCTGTCCGGAAGTGATATCGCGTACTGGTTCTACCAATCCGCGCCCGGCGCGGTGTACGACACCTCCGACGACCAGGCGGCGCTGCAGCGCATGGCCGACCGGCTCGACGGCGGGACCCCGGCGCCGGACCCGGTCACCGCCCCGCCGTCGAACACCCTCCCGGGCTCGGCGTGGCTGGGCCTCAGCGAGATCCCGTTCGAGACGGCGGACCAGTCCCACGGCTGGCTCCAGATGGGGTCGCAGGAAACCGGTCCCGGCGCCGCGCCCTCGAGCAAGCTGTGCCAGGACGCCGACTACGCCATCCTGAACGGACCGGACGCCGCCATCGCCAGCCGGCCTTACCACGGGACCCCGCCGGGCCCGCCGCCGCTGTATCAGGGCTCGAACTATCTCTATTCGAGTGCGACCCAGAACATCTTCACCTTCCCGTCGGCGGACCGGGCCATGGCTGCGTTCCAGTACGCACGGCAGGCCACCGGACAGCAGGGCTGCACGTTCGAGAACGGCGCGGGGCAAAAGGACGTCCGCACGATCAAGGTGGGGACGGCTACCGCGGACGGCTTCTCGCTGCTGATCACCGACACACCGAGCCCGTCGTACGCGCACGTGTATTTCGTGGTCAAGGGCACCCATGTGACGCAGTTGACGGTCACCTTCGAGAAGGGCGACACCTCGACCGGGGGTGACGCGGCGGTGCTGGCGGCGTTGGCGGGGCACCTGCCGTAGAGCTGCGGCAGCCGGTGCCGGTCCGGCGCCGGGGACCGATGTCCCCGGCGCCGGACGTCAGCACATGACAGAAGGGGTCGTCACTCAGCACATGGCAGAAAGCGCCGTCAGCTCAGACAGCCGACATGCGCCAGCGCCTGCCGCAGCAGCGTCCCCTGTCCGCCGTGCATGTCCTGCAACACAGTGTCCGAACTCGCCTCCTGGGGCGTGAGCCACACCAGGTCGAGCGCGTCCTGCCGGGGCGAGCAGTCGCCGTTCACCGGCACGACGTAGGCCAGCGCGACCGCGTGCTGGCGCGGGTCGTGGTACGGCGTGACGCCGGCGGTGGGGAAGTACTCGGCGACCGTGAAGGGCTGCAGGGAGGCCGGGACGTTCGGCAGCGCGACCGGGCCGAGGTCCTTCTCCAGGTGGCGCAGCAGGGCGTCGCGCAGCCGCTCGTGGTGCAGCACGCGGCCGGAGACCAGGCTGCGGGTGATCTCCCCGTCGGGGGAGATGCGCAGGAGCAGCCCGACGCTGGTCACCTCGCCGGCGGCGTCCACGCGCACCGGGACCGCCTGGACGTAGACGATCGGCAGGTGGGCGCGGATCTGCTCCAGCTCGCCCGGCTCGAACCAGCTCGGGGTCGTCTCGATCATTTCGGACACGCGTTGATCGTACTAGTGCGCCGCGTCAGCCGCCGTGTCAGGTCCGTGTCAGGACCGCGTCAGGCCTGCTGGCGATGGTTGAGTCATGGAAAACACAGCGATCGCGGTCACGGGACTGCGCAAGACATACGGCGACAAGGTGGTGCTCGACGGCATCGGCTTCGAGGTCGCCGCGGGATCGGTCTTCTCGATGCTGGGCCCGAACGGCGCCGGCAAGACGACCACGGTGAACGTGCTGACCACGCTGATGAAGGCGGACGCTGGGACGGTGCGGGTGGCGGGGTTCGACGTCGCCTCGCAGACCAAGCAGGTGCGCTCCGCGATCGGCGTGACCGGGCAGTTCGCCGCGGTCGACGAGCTGCTGACGGGGCGCGAGAACCTGCGGATGATGGCGGATCTGTTGCGGATCCGGCCGGCCGGCGAGATCGTCTCGCGGCTGCTGGAGCGCTTCGATCTGAGCGAGTCCGCTGACAAGCAGGCTTCGACCTACTCCGGCGGGATGCGGCGCAAGCTCGACCTGGCGATGACGCTGGTCGGGAGCCCGCGGATCATCTTCCTCGACGAGCCGACGACCGGGCTGGACCCGCGCAGCCGGCGCACCATGTGGGAGATCGTCCGGGAGCTGGTGGCCGAGGGCACGACCATCTTCCTGACCACCCAGTACCTGGAGGAGGCCGACCACCTGGCCGACCGGATCGCGGTGCTGGACGGCGGGCGGATCGTCGCGCAGGGCACCGCCGAGGAGCTCAAGCGCCAGATACCCGGGACCCACGTGCGGCTGAAGTTCGCGACCGCCGCGGACCTCGACAGCGCGGCGCGGCTGCTGGCCGGCGCCACCCGCGACGAGGCCGAACTGGCCTTGCGCGTCCCCAGCGACGGCACCTCGCGCTCGCTGCGCGCCCTGCTGGACCGGCTCGACGAGCACTCGCTGGACTCCGAGGAGTTCTCCGTGCACACCCCCGACCTCGACGACGTCTTCCTCGCCCTCACCGGGCACTCCGCCCAGACCGAGCCCGCCACTCAGACCGACCCTGCCACCCAGGCCGAGCCAGCCACCCCGACCGCCGCCACCGCCGCCACGAAGGAGAACTGACCATGAGCACGCCATCCACCGCCTTCGGCGACTCCGCGATCATGCTGCGCCGCAACTTCCGCCACACCGTCCGCAACCCCGTGACCGTCTTCAACGCCATCCTGTTCCCCATCGTCATGATGCTGATGTTCGTGTACGTCTTCGGCGGCGCGTTCAAGGTCCCCGGCAGCTACGTCGACTACGCGGTCCCCGGCCTGATCGTCATGGCCATCACCTACGGCCTGGGCCCGACCGCGGCCTCGGTGAACGACGACATGACCAAGGGCATCATCAACCGGTTCAAGACCATGGACGTCTCCCGGGGCGCCGTGCTCACCGGCCACGTGGTCGCCACCACGGTCCGCGCCCTGATCGCGGTCGGCGCGATCATCGGCGTCGGCTTCGCGATGGGCTTCCGGTCCCACGGCAGCCTGCCGGACTGGCTCGCCGCGCTCGGTCTGATCCTGCTGCTGGCCCTCGCGACCAGCTGGCTCACCGTGGCGATGGGACTGTCCGCCAAGTCGGTGGAGTCCGCGGGCCTGGCGACCGTGCCGCTGATCATGCTGCCGTTCCTGAGCAGCGCGTTCGTCCCGGCCTCGACCATGAAGACCGGCGTGAAGCAGTTCGCCGAGTACCAGCCCTTCACCCCGATCATCGAGACCCTGCGCGGGCTGCTCTCCGGCGGCCACGTCTCGACCAGCCACCTGGTGCAGGCGCTCGCCTGGTCCGTGGGGTTCGCAGTGCTCGGCTATGTCTGGGCGGTGTCGACCTTCAAGAAGCGAGCGTGACCTGGGTGAGCTCGGACAACTCGGTCCGCGTCCCCTCCAGAACCGCCTCGGCGAACCTCGTGTCGCCGAGGCGGTTTCGCGTCTGCGTCTCGATGTGCGCGACGTCCGGGTGCGCGCTGTCGGGCAGTCCGCGCAAGGCGGCGGCCGCGCCGAGCAGCCGCGCGGCCTGCTCGGGCTGCTCCTGGCGCAGCGCCAGGTCCGCGACCCCGACGACCGCCATGGCGAGCAGCAGCGGGAGCCCCACCTCGCTCGCCGCCGCCAAGGCCGCCGCGCTATGCGCCCGCGCTTCTTCCAGGTCGTCGGTGACCCGCGCCAGCATGTCCAACCGCATCGCGCGGTAGTGCGTCTGCTCCGCCTCCTCGCCGAGCAGGGTCGTCGCGACGGCGATCTGACGCCGGGACTCCGCGGCGTCGCCGGCCCAGCGCGCCAGGTCCACCTTCGCCAACGCCAACTCCGCCAGCGCTCCGGGCCAGGTCACCCGCTCCGCGCTCCGCTCGCCGTCGGCGATCGCCGCCGCCGCGCCGTCCCGGTCCCCGGCCATCCACAGCATCAGCGCCTGCCGCGCCCGCATCCGGATGACCTCCTCGGGCGCGCCGACCTCGGCGATGACCACGACAGCCCGCTCATACAGCTCGGCGGCTCTGGCGAACTCCCCGCGCACGGCGATCCGGTCGGCCAGCTCGGTCAGCGCCAGGGAGGTCCCGAACCGCTCGCCGAGCGCTGTGAACTCCGCCAGCGCCTTCTCCAGATGCTCGTCCGCGTCCAGGCTGCCCTGGCCGAACATGACGCGGATCTTGCCGGTCTGGACCCGAGCGAGCGCGCGGACCCAGGGATCGTCGTCGTCCAGTTGCGGTTCGAACGCCGTCAACGCGTCCTGCGGCGCCCGCAGCATGCGCTCCAGCGGCTCCACCAGAGCCATGCCGGGGTGGCGGCGGGTCCCGGGCTCAGTGTGCTGACTCGCCTCGTACGCCTTGTGGATCCACTCCTCGGCGGAGTGCTCGTCGCCTCGCCCGGAGGTCGCGAACATCACGATCAGCGCGTAGACCACGGCCCGGACCTCGGCGGTGGTCTCGCCGGGCACCTTGGTCGCCGCCAGCAGCAGCTCCAGACCCTCGGTCCGATAGCCGGCCAGCCACCAGTACCAGCCCGAGGCGGCCGCGAGCCGCATCGCCGACTGCGCCTCGCCGGCCGCGAGCGCCCCGCGCGCCGCCGCGGCGATGTTGTCGTGCTCGGCCTGCAACACCGCCAGCCACGCGACCTGCTCGCGCAGCCGCAGGCGCGGCTCGGCGGTCTCGGTCAGCAGGGTGAAGAAGTCCAGGTGCGCCCGCCGGGCCGCGTCCTGCTCGCCGGCCTCGGCGAGCCGTTGCGCGGCGTACTCCCGGATCGTGCCGCTCATCCGGAACCGCGTGGCGTCCTCGTCCATCCCGTCGGCGACCAGCAGCGACTTCTCGGTCAGCGCGGTCAGCAGCTCCAGCACCAGATCCGGCTCGATCTCGTCCCCGGCGCAGACGTGCTCGGCGGCCTCCAGACCGGCGCCGCCGGCGAACACCGAGAGCCGTCGCAGCACCCTGCGCTCGTCGTCGGACAGCAGCTCCCAGCTCCAGTCGACGACCGCGCGCAGCGTCCGGTGCCGGGGCAGCGCGATGCGGCTGCCGCCGGTGAGCAGCCGGAACCGGTCGTCCAGGCGGGACGCCAGCTGCTCCACGGACATGGTCCGCAACCGCGCCGCCGCCAGCTCGATCGCCAGCGGCATCCCGTCGAGTGCCCGGCACACCCGGGCCATCGTCGCCAGCTGCTGTGCGTCCACATTCAGGTCCCGGCGCACCGCCTGCGCGCGGTCCCGCAGCAGCCGCACGGCCGGGGACGCCGCGATCTCCTCCGGCGCCGCGTCCTCCTTCGGCAGCGCCAGCGGCGTCACCGGCCACAACGTCTCGCCGGTGATGCCCAGCGGCTCCCGGCTGGTCGCCAGGATCCGCAGCCCTCGGCACTCGCCGAGCACCCGGTGCGCGAACAGCGCAGCGGACTCGATGACGTGCTCGCAGTTGTCCAGGACGATCAGCGCCCGCCGCTCGCGCATCGCGGCGACGAAGCGGTCCGTCGGCTCGGCGTTCCGGTTTTCGAACGGCAGAGCCTCGCCGAGCAGCGTGTCGCGCAGACCCAGACTGGACAGCGCGGCCTGCGCCACGTCCCCGTCCGCGCCGATCGCGGCCAGCTCCACCAGCCACGCGCCGTCCGGCAGCCCGCCGAGCGCCGTGCGCGCGGTCTCCACGGCCAGCCGGGTCTTGCCCGCACCGCCCGGACCGATCACCGTGGTCAGCCGCTGCTCGCCGACGAGCTCGCCGACCGCGGCCACCTCCGCCTCCCGGCCGACGAAGCTGGTCAGCTCCGAGCGCAGGTTGGTCTTGCGGGTTTCCTCCCGCTTCCCGCCGAGCTCGCCCCGCAGCAGCGCGACGTGCAGCGCCGAGAGCTCCGGCGAGGGATCGACGCCGAGTTCCTCGGCCAGCGCCTCCCTCGTGCGCTGATACACCTGCAGCGCCTCGCTGTCGCGGCCGGCGGCGTTGAGCGCGCGCATCAGCGCCGAGACCAGCCGCTCCCGCGTCGGGTGCGCGGCGACCAGATCGGTCAGCTCCGTCACCAGTTCCGCGCCGCGCCCGAGCGTCAGCTCGGCGTCGAAACGCTCCTCCCCGGCGGTCAGGCGCAGCCCTTCCAGCCGCGTGACCACCGCGTCGAAGGTGTCGCTGTCCTGCAAGCCCACGTCCTGCATCGCCGCGCCGCGCCACAGCGCGAAAGCCTCACGCAGCAGCCGCGCCCGCTCCGAGACGTCCTGACCGGCCGCCTGACTCGCGCTCACCAGGCGCTCGAAGCGCACCGCGTCCACGGCGTCGGGATCCACGGTGAGCCGGTAACCGTCGGTGAGCCCGTCGATCGCCGTGTCCGGCAACGCCTTGCGCAGCCGGGAGACCAGGCGCTGCAAGGCGTTGGCGGCGTCGGCGGGCGGATTCTCGCCCCAGATCCAGTCGACCAGCGAGGCCTTGGGGACCACCTGGTTCGGCCGCAGCGCGAGCGCGATCAGCACTGCGCGCAGGCGGGCGCCGGGGACGTCGGCCAAGCCGCCGCCGTCGGCGCGAACCTCCAAAGGTCCCAGCATCGCGATCTGCACGCGCCGATCCTGTCATGCGCGGCGGTTGGGAGCATCCAGCGCGGTGCGCGCCAGTTCCCGCAGCCAGGCGTGCGCTCGATCGGTGTCATAGCGTTGATGCCAGGACAAGTACACCGACGCGGGCGGCAGGTCGAGCGGCAGCGGGAGCACGACCAGCCCGAGGTCGGCGCTCGCCCGGCGGGTGGTGGCCTGCGGCGCGGTGACCACGAGGTCGGAGTCGCGGACGAACTCCAGCGCGGTTGCCTCCGACGGCGCGGTCGCCACGACACGGCGTGCGAGCCCGAGCCTCGCGAGGGCGTCGTCGATCGTGCCGCTGAGATTGCCCCGGCGCGAGACGGCGACGTGGTCGGCCGCGGCGTACTGCTCGGCGGTCATCGGCTGCGCCGGCTCGCCAGCGAGCCGATGACCGGGTCGGACCACGACCACCTGCGCGGTCTCGGCCACCTTCTCGGCGCGGACGTCCGCCGCGGCCGGCGGGTTCGCGTTCGCCTCGAGATCGACCTCGCCGCG
This window harbors:
- a CDS encoding LysR family transcriptional regulator, whose product is MQLDLNLLAALDALLEEGSVAGAADRLHVTAPAMSRSLGRIRRSTGDQILVRTGRTMTPTPYAIAVRAQVHALLQQVQGVLAPSHELDLTTLERTFTLRWHDSLVALGGAALLAAVREQAPGVRLRFIAESSTDSPGLRRGEVDLEANANPPAAADVRAEKVAETAQVVVVRPGHRLAGEPAQPMTAEQYAAADHVAVSRRGNLSGTIDDALARLGLARRVVATAPSEATALEFVRDSDLVVTAPQATTRRASADLGLVVLPLPLDLPPASVYLSWHQRYDTDRAHAWLRELARTALDAPNRRA
- a CDS encoding BTAD domain-containing putative transcriptional regulator, with product MQIAMLGPLEVRADGGGLADVPGARLRAVLIALALRPNQVVPKASLVDWIWGENPPADAANALQRLVSRLRKALPDTAIDGLTDGYRLTVDPDAVDAVRFERLVSASQAAGQDVSERARLLREAFALWRGAAMQDVGLQDSDTFDAVVTRLEGLRLTAGEERFDAELTLGRGAELVTELTDLVAAHPTRERLVSALMRALNAAGRDSEALQVYQRTREALAEELGVDPSPELSALHVALLRGELGGKREETRKTNLRSELTSFVGREAEVAAVGELVGEQRLTTVIGPGGAGKTRLAVETARTALGGLPDGAWLVELAAIGADGDVAQAALSSLGLRDTLLGEALPFENRNAEPTDRFVAAMRERRALIVLDNCEHVIESAALFAHRVLGECRGLRILATSREPLGITGETLWPVTPLALPKEDAAPEEIAASPAVRLLRDRAQAVRRDLNVDAQQLATMARVCRALDGMPLAIELAAARLRTMSVEQLASRLDDRFRLLTGGSRIALPRHRTLRAVVDWSWELLSDDERRVLRRLSVFAGGAGLEAAEHVCAGDEIEPDLVLELLTALTEKSLLVADGMDEDATRFRMSGTIREYAAQRLAEAGEQDAARRAHLDFFTLLTETAEPRLRLREQVAWLAVLQAEHDNIAAAARGALAAGEAQSAMRLAAASGWYWWLAGYRTEGLELLLAATKVPGETTAEVRAVVYALIVMFATSGRGDEHSAEEWIHKAYEASQHTEPGTRRHPGMALVEPLERMLRAPQDALTAFEPQLDDDDPWVRALARVQTGKIRVMFGQGSLDADEHLEKALAEFTALGERFGTSLALTELADRIAVRGEFARAAELYERAVVVIAEVGAPEEVIRMRARQALMLWMAGDRDGAAAAIADGERSAERVTWPGALAELALAKVDLARWAGDAAESRRQIAVATTLLGEEAEQTHYRAMRLDMLARVTDDLEEARAHSAAALAAASEVGLPLLLAMAVVGVADLALRQEQPEQAARLLGAAAALRGLPDSAHPDVAHIETQTRNRLGDTRFAEAVLEGTRTELSELTQVTLAS